In Microbacterium esteraromaticum, the following proteins share a genomic window:
- a CDS encoding NUDIX hydrolase, with translation MTGSAEEMRGARAELLAAAERAGEWTPRFPMSVDDPWPASVLILFGRLDSIPARSDDETVSADLDVLLQRRAATLSSHPGQVSFPGGGYEEQDADTVATALREAQEETGLDPDGVEVLAALPEIPLAVSNFLVTPVLGWWREPSRVAAVDHAETVEVFRVPVAQLVDPANRFTSVLRRDGYTYKGPAFDIDGTIVWGFTAGVLDALFDATGWSQSWDPAVERPVIV, from the coding sequence ATGACTGGTTCTGCTGAAGAGATGCGCGGCGCGCGCGCCGAGTTGCTGGCCGCCGCAGAGCGCGCGGGCGAATGGACGCCGCGCTTTCCGATGTCGGTCGACGATCCGTGGCCCGCATCGGTGCTCATCCTGTTCGGCCGGCTCGACAGCATCCCGGCCCGATCCGACGACGAGACCGTGTCGGCCGACCTCGACGTGCTGCTGCAGCGTCGAGCGGCCACGCTGTCGTCGCACCCGGGTCAGGTGTCGTTCCCCGGCGGCGGCTACGAAGAGCAGGATGCCGACACCGTCGCGACCGCGCTGCGCGAAGCGCAGGAGGAGACCGGGCTCGATCCGGATGGCGTGGAAGTGCTCGCGGCGCTGCCCGAGATCCCGCTCGCCGTGAGCAACTTCCTGGTCACCCCGGTGCTCGGCTGGTGGCGCGAACCCTCGCGGGTCGCGGCCGTGGATCATGCCGAGACGGTCGAGGTCTTCCGGGTGCCGGTCGCGCAGCTGGTCGACCCCGCCAACCGGTTCACGTCGGTGCTGCGCCGCGACGGGTACACCTACAAGGGCCCGGCGTTCGACATCGACGGCACGATCGTGTGGGGCTTCACCGCCGGCGTACTCGACGCGCTGTTCGACGCGACAGGCTGGTCGCAGTCGTGGGACCCGGCGGTCGAGCGGCCTGTCATCGTCTGA
- the purD gene encoding phosphoribosylamine--glycine ligase, translating into MKILVLGSGAREHAIILSLRSEEADHEIFAAPGNAGIAQDATLVDLDQLDGAAVAGFANEHAIDLVVVGPEAPLVAGVADVLRERGIPVFGPGRAAAQLEGSKAFAKRIMDAAGVPTGRAVRAATTAEVEAAFDELGAPHVVKADGLAAGKGVIVTADRAEALAHAEHYLPSGPVLVEEFLTGPEVSLFFLSDGDTVRALSPAQDFKRALDGDGGPNTGGMGAYSPLPWLADEFGSVEAFVAEVTESVAVPVVHQLDSEGTPFIGLLYAGLILTPAGVRVIEFNARFGDPETQVVLPRLRTPLSRLLLAAASGTLEDEPQPDFSSDVAITVVLASEGYPEAPQTGRMIEGLADAASVDGVSIVHAATGAPDAPGGSLIATGGRVMNVVATGSDFADARARAYEAIGRISLDGAHYRHDIAARVAE; encoded by the coding sequence ATGAAGATCCTCGTCCTCGGCTCGGGCGCGCGCGAGCACGCGATCATCCTCTCCCTGCGGTCCGAAGAGGCCGATCACGAGATCTTCGCCGCACCCGGCAATGCCGGCATCGCGCAGGATGCCACCCTCGTCGACCTCGATCAGCTCGACGGCGCCGCGGTCGCGGGTTTCGCGAACGAGCACGCCATCGACCTCGTCGTCGTCGGCCCCGAAGCGCCTCTGGTCGCCGGTGTCGCCGACGTGCTGCGCGAACGAGGCATCCCGGTGTTCGGCCCTGGCCGGGCCGCCGCTCAGCTCGAGGGCTCGAAGGCCTTCGCGAAGCGGATCATGGATGCCGCGGGTGTGCCGACCGGGCGCGCGGTGCGCGCGGCGACGACCGCCGAGGTCGAGGCCGCATTCGATGAGCTCGGTGCTCCGCACGTCGTGAAGGCCGACGGCCTGGCCGCGGGCAAGGGCGTCATCGTCACCGCCGATCGCGCCGAGGCGCTGGCGCACGCCGAGCACTACCTGCCCTCCGGTCCTGTGCTCGTCGAGGAGTTCCTCACGGGGCCCGAGGTGTCGCTCTTCTTCCTCAGCGACGGCGACACCGTGCGCGCGCTGAGCCCCGCGCAGGACTTCAAGCGCGCGCTCGACGGCGACGGCGGACCGAACACCGGCGGCATGGGCGCGTACTCGCCGCTGCCGTGGCTCGCCGACGAATTCGGCAGCGTCGAGGCGTTCGTCGCCGAGGTGACGGAGTCGGTCGCCGTGCCCGTGGTGCATCAGCTCGACTCCGAGGGCACTCCCTTCATCGGCCTGCTGTACGCGGGGCTCATCCTGACTCCTGCGGGCGTGCGGGTGATCGAGTTCAACGCGCGCTTCGGCGACCCCGAGACCCAGGTCGTGCTGCCGCGACTGCGCACTCCCCTGTCGCGCCTGCTGCTGGCCGCCGCATCCGGCACGCTCGAAGATGAGCCGCAGCCCGATTTCTCATCCGATGTCGCGATCACCGTCGTGCTCGCCAGCGAGGGCTACCCCGAGGCCCCGCAGACCGGCCGCATGATCGAGGGACTGGCCGATGCGGCATCCGTCGACGGCGTCTCGATCGTTCACGCCGCGACCGGTGCTCCCGACGCCCCTGGCGGATCACTCATCGCGACCGGCGGTCGGGTGATGAACGTCGTCGCCACGGGGTCGGACTTCGCGGATGCCCGTGCCAGGGCCTATGAGGCGATCGGCCGCATCTCGCTCGACGGCGCCCACTATCGTCACGACATCGCGGCGCGCGTCGCCGAGTAG